The segment gctgttgaggacatttctttacagaaatttttaaaaatggattcggagttagcggagagacatacccgaattttttcttcgatctctCTTtacctcttcatcgatttctttgagaatcgggaagattatatacttggattcctgggtgactttcggtcatgttaaagggttttcccttattagcaaagtgctaatagttttgtcaagtcaggacgttttccccattgtcatttaagtgggggacccctcataaaatggggtagttctcattgacatagattttaacgtttttatcgtttaagcggataaaactcattaacaaatttcggaaggagctctcattcattttcagaggctcatccggggttaagagaaagacttgtagactatccaggaagtcttttgtccaatatcataagaacattgaacggttctttttcgatcctcggttctctcttgatgatctctattcgaatattactcccttttcttggaaaagagtcttggcaaagagtcaaggagttcttttaaaagtctcgttcattagaacgtggacagtcgttttcctttctttctctcttcctcgtcgaggaaagatgtagtagagaattcgatgttcaaattactacaatacttacgtagtttattctttgcgtcattttgctaacgcatgggtcaagtcataatacgcatatcgtatttacctctgcgagGAGAAAGCCTGAAAGAACTGTTGTTTAATGTATttattgacactcccttcaaccttccaagagttttcggagtaagaacaactcttcaggtattgttacgacaacaccaactcagcttctgtatttagcgaattctgtttcgtttaaataggcctgcttgagagtttccttttgctcgataatatcatacctattccttcgtaagggagtagctggcaactcaggcagatagtattctgttcaccattgaagctttttcttcgaggaagacttctccttcactctttttgatagagatcgaaggtggtcgatctcccaatccttattttgttttcttgaaggaaagaatttaggatagagatcgttgttcagaatactataaatattactacgtatattaacctcgcgacatgattctactaaacagttgaattgtccgaggggtaataggcgcatatcctagttatctacggattgcgacttagacgagaagtattctaattgaactgcaacaccaactcagcttctgtatttagcgaatttgtttcgcttaaatatgcctgcttgagagttttcccttttgctcgataatttcatacctatcccttcgtaaaaggagtagctgcaactcaggcacatagtgcgagacgatgatcaaggctgctgttactgtgatctacgcagtaccggctagctcggtgtcatgcgcggttggttacgtctctctcccttgcgggaatggcttaataaaccgtctctctgccctacaatcatggattttagcctcgggttgaggaaatttctagtaatcttgaatgatcatacctgccgtttacttagaaaatttcaacaagatattctcttatacttgttaggtgcgggttaccgcacggtaacattctgtacgaatctaccgcggcatagcactataataatgctctcctgcttatgcaaagcgcagccttatttagggaaggaagcaggctgagtgagggaatggatgagtttgctggggaccatttcctcgctggagaagcttgttttccctgaataaacagcaattcagacctctacaaattttcctcacgaagaaattggaataacatcaaagatcttgtaattctaattttctctcaacggcttgaggatcacctcaggtgatagcgagagggtgccagacatccgaacagagaacagatgttctggcacattgtctgaaagaattggaagccaaattggtcggctctccagttcctcgaagggtgagtttggatcgagtggcccaaatcatctcggataatttctcagctctctcatagctcgagaagagagaattggttatgggcttttgggcacggaacgtaacgatcctcaagaggttcgttaaactagtgcacgtccgtgggggGTCTTCTCGAtgcgaaggcaacaactactgacgtctgagtaatcctcacttagaagtatgtcgaaagtgaggagagactgaaggcgtcctttcgttaagtttttcgtaatattgaagacgaaggagcttcctcttaagttgttcccttattcatgatcctagaggattagctttagtcgccacatgttggcctctaagaggttggattcacagaggtcaggtaattcagagaattgtccaaagacccgagagaatcggtgtaatctaacatcgtcacttagtgaagtatctaatatctctcctctctgagtctgaaggcgttcagactatcgagaagcgataagatcttcaagattaatggcagtctcttggccaaggcaaagcagtgctgcctattttcagttttcaatcggaggggccgtttctggagatagtgaagggaaatgaactgttcctccacctcgacctctgtgaatttcgtcttatggttctatctttccgtatgaagtatgagataagatagaagtcctaactattgtagaatatgcaaatatgttgttgacggcctctaggctcagagatccggttctgtcaaacaacaaagcttcacgatcttgaggtctgtggagatcttgaaattctctggatcaaaggttccggcatggaacttagacgtagtctgagtttctgatgccaaaagcatttcgaacctatcctttctgcgaacttaatacacgtgaccaaaggctaatattctaaccgctctagccacggcaaggagggttagtgaggttttagccatcatcagagggttttttggctttaaaggacataatgcggtctgtcctctaagccttccgttcttgataagaacaaaaacctgtctaacccttgacccgaaggcttggagaccaagggtatggcacaaattattgggcaagggcattagagagtcctgtgccctgtagggtctctcaagttttatcttgataaaactatagaaagtcaaggtcacggacaatctgcggtgttccgtaaaaagaccaaactggttcatgtccaagaacaccctggcattatagccaaggagttctttttaagaggtctcattcattatgtttgcataaagatttgatttttttaattttttcttaatatcaatgctcaagaggtgagggcgcggcctcggaagcatttcaacagagcatgacactcagtaacatcctgagtgtcaCGCTTTAGcgagcaactctgggttcgcttcacactcccgacaatctgcggtgttccgtaaaagaccagactggttcatgtccaagaacacctggcattatagccaaggagttcttttaagaggtctcattcattatgtttgcataaagatttgagatttttttttcttaatatgaatgctcaagaggtgagggcgcggcctcggaagcatttcaaacagaagcatgacactcagtaaacatcctgagtgccacgctttagcgaagcaactctgtgttcgcttcacactccccgacgggatgtgaagacgacatttcagatccgttagttgctaggaccatacatatccgtagatatattattgggtgcaggaagcaacacgaatcctatcctatagaaaagggataggtgtgcttttaactttgaagggttggtcgcttgaggcgcgttccttttctttagcctagaagttgtggaactaactttgataggttaggtcaggtggtggttttagcttcggtgccctcagaagtatggtcatatggtctagtcacattgtggtcacgcccctgttgacagatcatctagagcgcaccagcattacaggtctctacctcgctggcaactctagtaacgcagaagcagactttggtgacagtaatcacgaagtcggctatgctaacaggtcaggaaccaagatgtatatcatctacttaatttagtttccctaaaatcctattctgtctcttcccaccatccgaaggtgggattcagctatatatatatctgtcaggtaagtttcatgaacaaaatgttattgttataatacaattaagtttgttcatacttacctggcagatatatataattaaagtgcccacccacctcccctcaggagacagtggcactgataaaatatgatagaaaatgggaatagtttcctgatatccgctcccagcggcgggaatgggtactaccacctggccgcccactgcgtgtgccgcgaatttttaaattctgtcgggacttcagaaaatacagctatatatatatctgccaggtaagtatgaacaaacttaattgtattataacaataacatatttctcattttttgtaGATTTAGTCTGCCTACTTTTCAAGGGTTATGTCTGGGTTTGATGTACTATCCCTGGTAAGTAGTACGTATGTTGTTTTGCATCAGCTCAGCTCCCTCATCGCGACTTCTGGATTCATCACTCGCCTTCAGTGGATGTCAGGAGAGATCTGCCCTTGGAACTTATTCTCCATACATGGGAAGCTAACAGCCACATGGGAGATATTCAGTTCCACTCCATACATGATATAGGTATATGGGACTTATCCTCTATACATGGGAGGCTGTACAGCCACATGTGAGGTGTTTAGTTCCCCTCCACACATGAGAAGTTTATGATACTTCATGGGAGGTTAGATGGACCAAGACAAGACTTAGACTGATCAAACTAACATTGAGGTACTCGTTCCCTCCGTTTCTCACCTGAGCATTGAGTGAAGGTGAGTTAACAGTATTAATCCAAGGTAATAGTTTAATGAGTTTATAGCAATGTACATCGGTTGGTCGGCCTGAAACAAGTAGTGAGCCCACCTCCATTAAAATGTTGTAAATTGGGCTAATTCAGATGTTCAGGTGGTGTATAGTAATATGGAGTTTTCATATGGTGTATTGTAATAtggagttttcatattaaaactaatattgtaatacctacctgaacacctgaatgacccCCCCCTCCTACCCTCGTCAAATGATTAATGATTTAGTGATTGATGTAAGTAGTCACTGTCGGCCGGTTGCcggcggcagcgttgccaaccaTGGACAGGTGACTCAGTAACAATGTTTATCTGCAGCGTTGGTAATACTGGCAGTTAAAATTTTACCTAAGTGTGGGTAATTTTGTGGAGTGTTGTTCGAGCTGGtcaggtgaccagggctaattcaggtgttcaggtaggtaggtagtacAATATTAGTTTTGATATGAAAACAGTATGGTTGTCATGTTTTGTGAAGATTGCTTTTGACATTAGTTACCATTTTGGCTTCTATGCCAATGAGTGCTTATTTTGGGTTAATAAAGAAAAGATAGCTTGTTTGTTTACAGACTTGagatattattatgattgttcCAAACTTGTTGGAGCAAGTCTCCCACAGTATGCAGCAGGAAATTATGATTGCCTGAAACTAATTTGTGAGGGTATAAGCAGTTTGTGTGaaagtaataatgaaatatttcaggaCAAGAAAATATCTGAAATGGTACGTTATTGTGATAAAGCCTTAACAAACCTGAAGGCCATGACAGAAGGTGGTCGTCGTGTTCTCCTGGTGGCAGCAAAAACTACTCCACTAATGATAAGAGATGCCATGTCAGGTAAAGCTTAACACCTTTGTTATAAATGATGCTGTTAGGGAAAGTTTGAATTGTGTTCTTTTCATAGGTTATAGATAATTGCCCAAAATTTTAGCTCTTAAGAATCTTCTAGttcataattttctttggaaTAATATATCCCAAATCGTTTGCATGTAGAACATTTTGTTtagatttacatttaattttgtaAAGGAGAAAAATTTAAgtattgatttttaaaattagaatacattattaattttgtctttgtaatgaagataaattcaatatattttaGCAAATGAATTCCGATTTCATGCTGAAATTTATTATTCTGCAGCACTTcctgtttttttaccttttatcagtttttttttctccacatagctgtccaacttctttacttttgtttcccattttcactacatattaaaagaaaaaaaaaattatctctctctcctcttctactccagaaaatctctctctctctcagtctatctctctctcttctctgcctctctctctctctcgttgtaaagTTTTCTATTTGGATTTTGACTGAACCAATCCTAGAAGTAAAGTGTAGccccagtagaaaaaaaaaaaaaaaaaaaagggttggagttttttcttatatatttggaaatttatttatttcatttcaggttTGTTTTTGCGAAACATTAGAGCATACTCCAGTTTTGACAGTGGTAATGCAACAAGTGTCTCATGGAGGTATTTCTCTACTACCGGATTGGatctaataaatcaataatttacTATGACTTTACGGTAAGTGTTCTTTTAATACTCAACCGCATCCAAGGTGCGGCttactgtttttaattttaagtcaACTTTTACCAAACATACTTGGCTATTTTATTATTCAGAGCTGGCCCATAAgtagagagagcaaataaaataCCATACAGATAAGAGGGGTGAAAACTCATTTCTAAAGGACATCTGTATTATGTACCACAGTTCTTGGGAATGTTAACTTGAAAAGACATTGATAAAATAGATAATAGACAGAAATGTGGTACAGATTTGCAAAAACATTTTTAGTGCtttttcagaattttcataattgtTATGAATAAACTGTTCTCACACTAGTATTAATTTGCTGACTCatctgttattttgtttttttatgtattttacagAGTGGTAATAGTCTTGGTCACATTGGCTGTGAAGCAGATGTGTCATGTCTTACAATCTTTTCTGGTCATTTGATAGCTACATGCTACGATGGACTTATTAGAATATTTTCACTCTTTGTAAGTATATTTCATTCTCAGACCTGCCTAGAATAGCAATAAAAATTCTTACATTGCTTTGTAGCCAGGATATCAACTGAATTGATAGGCTTTTTAATTAtctttagctttcttttacatGTAAACTGTGTTGTGCATTTTATCGCAGTTATATAATGCTAATCCACTACTTTTTCAAGACTTTAATGAAGTAtagtttttttgttctttcaaaAGACTGTAGCACAATAAAGTGTGCTCTAAGTAGCACACTTTTAAGTGGACAAAATAGGGAAAAATTCTAAAGGGGACAATTATAGAAATTCCAGTAAGCTTCATGTATGTTATGCATCTATGTAAGAGAAGAGATGTTAATTGTGAGACCATCAAGTCTCTTGTTTAGAATGCATACAGGGCACACCTTTGGTTTTTGTTTTCAGTTACATATGAATTGGAACAAGGTAAAGTTGAAGAAATTGGACAGGTTGGTGTGAAGAGGCCAGAGGGAGCTGATGAAAATACCTGATAAAATAAAGCAACTGAGGAACTATGACACATTAAAGAAGCTTCATTACCAACTACAGTGTATCCCGcaaggcacaaacacacacacacacacacacacaccacacacacacacacacacacaccttgggATGTAAGGGGAGGTAATGCTTTTGAATACTGAACCTTACAACTCATACAGATGGTCTTTGATCTCCTATCATCGTATGTCCaaagtttctttcattttgtcttGTTTCATTACTGTAGAAATGCAGTGACTCCTCATAATCCATCACTTGCCCCATTTTTAAggcagttttaatatatatatatatatatatatatatatatatatatatatatatatatatatatatatatatatatatatatatatatatatatatatatatatatatatatatatatctaaattatgcATGGTAAATTTGGAAGCAAATTGCTTCAGCAATCATTTCTTATTGCTTCAGTAAACTTGTGGATagaagaaaatgcaggaaaactgGTAGTCATAGGTATTTTCACTCTCTAaaagtttagatatttttatattggaAGAAATCTTTAAAATAGAATCATTATGGGAACATCCCCCCCCACATGTCATGAGTTAGGAAAGGCCAGGGATTTTAAGTACAGTGGTTACCTCGTTTGTTGAACATTTCTTGTCGAACTTTCTGTATTTCTAAagaaattttatagaaaattttgtatcgtttgtcgaatAAATGCTAGTACTTCGAACTGACCTAATTGTCTactttatacttgtattcgacggcctactggtcttacaagttaaactgtattaaaagaaatgtttttgtCTACAGCATACAGTTTAATGATAActatatttgacaaaataaatcaaagtaaaaagcatgtaatataaaatatagcataaaagatgtataaaatcgtatgtaaccgcagtgacgtcacgcccagctgactttaGACTGAACAAGGGAGCATTGATATgttgagagaagaagagagtttAAGTATTActttatgtaaaagcaataacagttcacataaaaaagggaatttcccaataaatttaacgtaatgataaaatatgaaaagtcatatgtcaatacagaaaaaaagtcttattgagccagtgttcagtgcGCCGAGTGACAGTCTGGtcgaacaatattaacaaaatagtaaatgaaagaacaaagcttttcacaataaaatttaacataaacgattaacaaaatcattcgtcattgcagtgatacacagctaacttgaggtaaaGGGAGgtccatttatatttttgagtaaTAATGAATGAACGATTTTAAGTTATGATGCGTCGTGATGTTGTTtaggagagaagagacgagacaGTAAAATCTTCACTGTTCAgtgcactagagagagagagagagagagagagagagagagagagagagagggggggggggggtgggggggggggggggggggggggctttgctTCCCACTGACATAtcagctgggctgggatgattattcgcccatttctttcacttacgctcaatctgcccaaatcacttttatttttgttacggtaagatacctatctagtgacaattccttattatgattttttactattgtaaaagtaactcagctctctAATAAACAAACTGGTGCTGCTTTCACCTTCTGTATGCCttcaattgtttgtttaaactGGTTGCTTgtgaaaagttttttattttatctctttccttttctggcattcttgacttattacttatttgtttgcagaaatcctcatgtttgttttaaaagtctgccatttgccaacagtaaTTGATGTGTtttggcataattaatctctttcgtgcacttaccccttaaatgcctattggacgtattttacgtcgacgaaaattgaCTGTcgtgtgcttaattgacgtaaaaatatgtagactcaaaacagtttttttttaaaatattcgcagaaaaatatttataggcatacttggcaaaaaattttgaatcacacgccttgagggatgctggtagttcacggatcaagctgttgttttgtttacaagcgttacccaggcgcgcatgcgcgaatttctttctcctcgcactaaaaagcatcaacgacacatctcagaaattattttgtcactttgtcgtaaattttgcaccattttatattagccattacatagagttttacatatgaaaatgtgcgcaatttcatgtagaatacaaccaaaaacaactcatggttgtagcttttatcagttttgaaatattttcatataaatcacgataagtgccaaaatttcaaccttcggtcaactttgactcaccgaaatggtagaaaaatgcaattgtaagctaaaacttacattctagtaatactcaatcatttaccttcattttgcaacaaattggaaaactttaGCACaattttcaatttatggtgaattttaaaaaaaaaaactctccttacgtgtccgtgcggtaactcttccgaaaaaatcagaaattcttttgtgagtttgtcgtaatgtttgcaccgttttatattagctgttacataaagttttatatatgaaaatatgcacaatttcatgtagaatacaacaaaaaacaacccatggttgtagcttttaacagttttgaaatattttcatataaatcatgataagtgcctAAATTGCAACCTACAATCAACTTTGACTcaatggaaatggtcgaaaaatgcaattgtaagctaaaactcttacattgtagtaatactcaatcatttaccttcattttgcaagaaattagaagtctctagcacaatattttgatttatggtgaatttttgaaaaataattttttccttacgtccgcgcggtaactgtcgtaatgtttgcaccattttatgttagctgttacataaagtttgatatatgaaaatgtgcacaatttcatgtagaataaaacaaaaaacaactcatggttttagcttttatcagttttgaaatattttcatataaatcatgataagtgccaaaatttcaaccttcggtcaaatttgacttgaccgaaatggtcgaaaaacgcaattgtaagctaaaactcttacattctagtaatattcaatcgtttaccttcattttgcaacaaacaggaagtctctagcccaatatttcgatttatggtgaatttatgaaaaactttttccttacgccgagtttgtcgtaatgtttgcacctttgttccgatacgtaatacaaaccctcggtcctttaacaataggaaggtaactagcggcagctgggacggtcgtaagcttcgaacaaggggagaacggtagttaactgcttgtccgatcgtgcgcgcgcccgcgcgcccgagaggtgaagaatcacttttgctttcggccgcgggtgtgaaggacgtgttcgtcatcgctctctgcccgcttcatcgtcgtatgctttgtttatattgtgttttctactaatggtttggtttggttgacttgaaaatgaaactgtaagtacactgttttcattttcattacttaattatgaatcaacatggagctatccgccgtagagacggcgatttccgctcattttcatgaattgaacccttgaattatgtctcggtgccgagggcgggcgcactcgcgccgagtcatgtattttgggcgaaagtgtgtaattgaaagatgtaagtactctttttcattatatttttgccctgtgcgttcgttgccgagagcttgattgcgctcggcaagagacctcttattttgtatgaataaatgcaatgaaagtggattcgcaatgcagacgggaattaatccttacgattttattgctgtgaaagtgaaatagcaagtgcagtattgttcattttcatatatatttatgatagcatcatattattatggatcaagtttccgctcttaccgggaattgatttttccctctttaagttctatgaagtgaatcgcaagtgcagtattctgtttcattttcatattacttttcactgctgtgcggggtaggggaagcgaaggtctgccaggaagtcgtcagaaagctctcccgcgactcccttggtatccgattcttcgtcttcttttcctgcccccccgctcagcttcctcgtattttgtttttggggtcttccttccgttcgggtggGGCATATCTCCCCCCCCAGTGCGtgaggaacccctcttactaatctgtctgtgctaccgcaggtgctacagccgtgggagacgaccttggacaggtatggaatccacgatctgctgcagagtctagcgaggtctgggggcggtgaccttggagtggtctccactacaaccttcacggccgcttatgctgcttccccccgctggtctacactccccatgctgtgtcggtgacgccgtctgccgcttctaagGGCCGGTCCGcggccgccgtaccgaggagggggtatgccgccgccgcctgtggttttcttcgtgttgcctgccccagacttccgctgttccagcagctcgcccctggccggccgccagtaccacgctggctgccgatgattctacgaggcgatggctgggcctgccgtacctgtcgctgatgtggttcccgctactatggcttggctgtcccttctgtgtttaccgctgccagCTGTTCCtgcctgccgctcctgagctggttgctgttcctgtcgctcctggttcctgcgcctgtccatgctggtcctgccccatggtgtgtcttccccagtcccaggtcccttccgacaggtgcagtcgggccgtgttgcttcggcaataggcccgactccggtcCTGGATGgaaggacctgacgactgtcctgcgtgagctgacgaagaagaggaaggtgtcatcttcgtcttcgtctgttgctgcctcttccccttcgactctaaggcccataagccgaagaagaagaaggctgcctccccccccctaagaagtctccttcgggaacttctaagggcccgtcccaccgaggtgggactgggggggtccttctgctggtcctcctgctccttcgggagcgaggcccgtctccccttccgtaaggaagagatagacgggggaccag is part of the Macrobrachium nipponense isolate FS-2020 chromosome 15, ASM1510439v2, whole genome shotgun sequence genome and harbors:
- the LOC135226627 gene encoding uncharacterized protein LOC135226627, with protein sequence MEVFLYYRIGSNKSIIYYDFTSGNSLGHIGCEADVSCLTIFSGHLIATCYDGLIRIFSLFTGELLQRIPVESTNKMFICSALYKDRLLIGNKKGEVIGCQIPQITKQISR